A genomic window from Lotus japonicus ecotype B-129 chromosome 1, LjGifu_v1.2 includes:
- the LOC130727983 gene encoding uncharacterized protein At5g01610-like, whose product MDELLNKVGSYWFSKKANKELNSVGDDINSLSTSIEGGTKWLVNKLKGKMQKPLIELLKEHDLPIGIFPRDATNYEFNEQTGKLVVYIPQVCEVGYRDSSVLRFSTSVSGYLEKGKLTDIEGMKTKVLIWAKVTTITSEGSKLHFSAGMKKTRRKEAYEVSRDGVSVDKF is encoded by the exons ATGGATGAGCTATTGAACAAGGTTGGCTCATACTGGTTCAGCAAGAAGGCCAACAAGGAGCTTAACTCTGTCGGTGATGATATCAAC TCACTTTCAACAAGTATTGAAGGAGGAACTAAATGGTTGGTCAACAAATTAAAAG GAAAGATGCAAAAGCCATTAATAGAGTTGCTAAAGGAGCATGATCTACCGATAGGCATTTTTCCTCGTGACGCAACCAACTATGAATTTAACGAACAAACAGGGAAGCTTGTTGTATACATTCCTCAAGTGTGTGAAGTAGGATACAGGGACTCATCAGTCTTGCGTTTCTCCACCAGTGTGTCTGGTTATTTAGAGAAAGGCAAGTTAACAGACATTGAGGGAATGAAAACCAAAGTGCTGATCTGGGCAAAAGTGACCACCATTACATCTGAGGGATCCAAGCTCCATTTCTCGGCTGGAATGAAGAAAACGAGGAGAAAGGAGGCATATGAGGTTTCTAGAGATGGTGTAAGCGTAGATAAATTCTAA